From Oncorhynchus mykiss isolate Arlee chromosome 6, USDA_OmykA_1.1, whole genome shotgun sequence, the proteins below share one genomic window:
- the LOC110525321 gene encoding UPF0691 protein C9orf116 homolog: MDSENYVETHPSDDNEAMKTSDVYKVDKNLPKRFNNPDCFQGYSTKKNHPFYQTSSQIYGSKRPTVHEMPTTFNGSYRKFSEHMLKSGMFRDNGFNTSIEKSKITGHDTIPMFQDRINFNYAYDSGNGPRN, encoded by the exons ATGGATTCTGAAAACTATGTGGAAACTCATCCATCAGACGACAATGAAGCTATGAAAACCAGTGACGTTTACAAAGTGGACAAAAATCTTCCTAAGCGTTTTAATAACCCCGATTGCTTTCAAGGCTACAG TACGAAGAAAAACCACCCATTCTACCAGACATCAAGCCAAATATATGGAAGCAAGAGACCAACCGTTCATGAAATGCCT ACAACTTTTAATGGCAGTTATCGGAAGTTTTCAGAACACATGCTGAAAAGTGGGATGTTCAGAGATAACGGTTTCAACACGTCCATTGAGAAGAGCAAAATCACAGGACACGACACCATCCCCATGTTTCAAGACAGGATCAACTTTAATTATGCATACGACAGTGGGAATGGTCCAAGGAATTGA